From a region of the Trichocoleus sp. genome:
- a CDS encoding ABC transporter substrate-binding protein: MGMNRRSLLQYSGLFGTAALATGLGLFKSSPSRAADIMPITMQLDWKYNVQFAGLLLADHLGLYKEKGLEVAIKPWESDMIVPDEVAAKPMMIGCSEQNLILEAQAKGVPLKAIATMFQASPYALMTMPDSGISSLNDLVGKQVGIHADGVKVMELVKGVNGIQPNDIEVIEIPYENKVERLISGELAAVQCYAVDEPIAFEQKVGQAPILLPMDQYGYKAYAQVFFTTDALLQQHPEQVKAFLAASFAGWQSALADVPGTAKLIAEKYAEPGSKYTDVDYQQKSLELVKEYILRGIPETQLGTISTEQWQKTTDLMAQYGIIDANPTVQASLDLTFWSGNG; this comes from the coding sequence ATGGGAATGAACCGTCGATCGCTTCTGCAATACTCTGGACTTTTTGGAACGGCTGCGCTGGCAACAGGATTGGGGCTGTTTAAATCCTCACCCTCGCGTGCGGCAGACATCATGCCCATAACCATGCAGCTTGACTGGAAATACAATGTTCAATTTGCTGGATTGCTGTTAGCCGATCATTTAGGGCTCTACAAAGAAAAAGGGCTGGAAGTGGCGATCAAGCCCTGGGAATCAGACATGATAGTTCCGGATGAAGTGGCAGCAAAACCAATGATGATTGGCTGCTCCGAGCAAAACCTGATTTTGGAAGCTCAGGCAAAAGGGGTACCTCTGAAGGCGATCGCCACCATGTTTCAGGCATCTCCCTATGCCCTCATGACAATGCCCGATAGCGGTATCAGCAGCTTGAACGATCTCGTTGGCAAGCAGGTGGGAATCCACGCTGATGGCGTCAAGGTCATGGAACTGGTGAAGGGTGTGAATGGCATTCAGCCAAATGATATTGAGGTGATTGAAATTCCCTACGAAAACAAGGTTGAACGGTTGATCAGCGGTGAACTTGCTGCCGTTCAGTGCTATGCCGTGGATGAGCCGATCGCCTTCGAGCAAAAAGTGGGTCAAGCTCCAATTCTGCTGCCGATGGATCAATATGGCTATAAAGCTTATGCTCAGGTGTTTTTTACGACAGATGCCCTACTACAACAGCATCCTGAACAGGTTAAAGCATTTTTGGCTGCCAGCTTTGCCGGATGGCAGAGTGCTTTAGCAGATGTGCCTGGAACTGCGAAACTGATTGCTGAGAAATATGCTGAACCGGGCAGCAAATACACTGATGTAGATTATCAGCAAAAATCGCTGGAACTGGTGAAAGAGTATATCTTGCGCGGCATTCCCGAAACCCAGTTAGGCACAATTTCGACAGAGCAGTGGCAAAAAACAACGGATTTGATGGCTCAATACGGCATTATTGATGCTAACCCCACCGTGCAGGCTTCTCTTGATCTAACCTTCTGGAGCGGTAACGGCTAG
- the hemE gene encoding uroporphyrinogen decarboxylase, which translates to MTGSQQVPYLLRAARGEALDRPPVWMMRQAGRYMKAYRDLRDKYPSFRERSEIPEVAIEVSLQPWKAFQPDGVILFSDIVTPLPGLGIDMDIAEGKGPIIHAPIRTQAQVDQLHPLEPAESLPFIKPILQTLRQEVGNQSTVLGFVGAPWTLAAYAVEGKGSKDYSVIKGMAFSEPAMLHQLLSKLSDAIATYVCYQIDCGAQVVQMFDSWAGQLSPQDYETFALPYQKQVFQKVRQTHPDTPLILLVSGSAGLLERMAQAEPDIVTVDWTVDMADARRRLGSQMHVQGNLDPGVLFGSKAFIRDRILDTIRKAGNRGHILNLGHGVLPNTPEENVAFFFETAKQADQLLVHA; encoded by the coding sequence ATGACCGGATCACAACAGGTTCCTTATCTGCTTCGGGCTGCGCGGGGTGAAGCGTTAGATCGTCCACCCGTGTGGATGATGCGCCAAGCAGGACGCTATATGAAAGCTTATCGGGATCTGCGCGACAAGTATCCGTCATTCCGGGAGCGATCGGAGATCCCTGAAGTGGCGATCGAGGTGTCACTACAACCGTGGAAAGCATTTCAGCCAGACGGTGTGATCCTGTTTTCGGACATTGTGACTCCGCTGCCGGGTCTTGGCATTGACATGGATATTGCAGAGGGCAAAGGTCCAATTATTCATGCGCCAATCCGGACTCAGGCACAGGTCGATCAATTACATCCACTAGAGCCAGCAGAGTCTTTACCTTTCATCAAACCGATTCTGCAAACGCTGCGGCAAGAAGTTGGCAATCAGTCTACGGTGTTGGGTTTTGTGGGCGCACCTTGGACGCTGGCGGCTTATGCAGTGGAAGGCAAAGGCTCGAAAGACTATTCCGTAATCAAGGGCATGGCATTCTCGGAACCAGCTATGCTGCATCAACTCCTGAGCAAATTGTCTGATGCGATCGCGACCTACGTTTGCTACCAGATTGACTGCGGCGCACAGGTCGTGCAGATGTTTGACTCCTGGGCAGGTCAACTTAGCCCTCAAGACTATGAGACTTTTGCGCTGCCTTATCAAAAGCAGGTTTTCCAGAAGGTCAGACAAACTCATCCTGATACACCGCTCATCCTGCTAGTTAGCGGCAGTGCAGGCTTACTGGAACGGATGGCACAGGCAGAACCCGATATCGTTACCGTCGATTGGACAGTGGATATGGCAGATGCGCGTCGCCGCCTTGGTTCCCAGATGCATGTTCAGGGCAACCTCGATCCGGGCGTGCTGTTTGGCTCGAAGGCATTTATCCGCGATCGAATCCTCGACACAATCCGCAAGGCAGGTAACCGGGGGCATATCCTCAATCTGGGTCATGGTGTTCTGCCCAATACGCCTGAAGAGAATGTTGCTTTCTTCTTTGAGACAGCGAAACAGGCAGATCAGCTTCTAGTCCATGCCTAG
- a CDS encoding NAD(P)-dependent oxidoreductase: MTVKRIFITGASGCIGHYLAELLIQQTSHDLFFLVRDPKKLKFNYNARPGITLLEGDMRQIDQFADLLKTIDCAILAATSWGGASEVHDVNVLKTIRLMNLLDPAVCEQVLYFSTASILDRQNKPLKQAGELGTDYIKSKYNCYSQLPRLPIASKITTLFPTLVFGGDDQKPLSHLTSGIKEVLRYADLIRFFKADGGFHFLHAQDIAQVVVHLVDQPPQLGESRNVVLGNEATTVNQAVEEVCRYLNKRIFFRIPLSIQLANFFIALFRIQMAAWDRFCLDYRHFTYQNPTSPATFGLPVYCHSLQDVLKVSSVPTPH; this comes from the coding sequence ATGACGGTTAAACGAATTTTTATTACTGGTGCTAGTGGCTGCATTGGGCATTACCTGGCAGAACTGCTGATTCAGCAAACCTCGCACGATCTGTTTTTTCTCGTTCGTGACCCGAAAAAGCTCAAGTTTAACTACAACGCCCGTCCGGGAATCACGTTACTTGAAGGCGATATGCGGCAGATCGATCAGTTTGCTGACCTGCTCAAGACGATCGACTGCGCGATTTTGGCAGCAACTTCCTGGGGTGGGGCGAGTGAAGTTCATGATGTCAACGTGCTGAAGACGATTCGATTGATGAATCTGCTTGATCCAGCAGTGTGTGAGCAGGTGCTGTATTTTTCCACCGCCAGCATTCTCGATCGCCAAAACAAGCCCCTCAAACAAGCAGGCGAACTGGGTACGGATTACATTAAGTCGAAGTACAACTGCTATTCACAGCTACCCAGATTACCGATCGCCTCCAAAATCACCACGCTATTCCCAACGCTTGTGTTTGGTGGAGATGACCAAAAGCCGCTTTCCCATCTCACCTCTGGGATTAAAGAAGTCCTGCGCTACGCCGACTTAATTCGCTTCTTCAAAGCAGATGGTGGGTTCCATTTCCTCCATGCTCAAGACATTGCTCAAGTCGTTGTGCATTTGGTTGATCAGCCGCCGCAACTGGGGGAATCGCGGAATGTTGTGTTGGGCAATGAGGCAACGACCGTCAATCAAGCGGTTGAAGAAGTCTGTCGCTATTTGAATAAGCGAATCTTCTTTCGGATTCCACTCTCGATCCAACTGGCAAACTTCTTCATTGCCCTATTTCGGATTCAGATGGCAGCCTGGGATCGGTTCTGCCTCGACTACCGCCATTTCACCTATCAAAATCCAACAAGTCCAGCCACGTTCGGCTTACCCGTTTACTGTCACTCGCTCCAGGATGTGCTGAAGGTGAGCAGCGTCCCAACTCCACATTAA
- the ppk1 gene encoding polyphosphate kinase 1, whose amino-acid sequence MTRPKKAASQPQITSPANVEPTSPLIAPAQTDLTDPEYYFNRELSWIEFNNRVLHEAIDPRTPLLERLKFMAIFSSNLDEFFMVRVAALKQQVEAAVSKRSPDGRTAQEQLELVAQRLRPLVIQQHRHFQEALRPQLAAKGIYLWDYLDLNQEQRLYLQQYFDEQIFPVLTPLAIDPSHPFPYISNLSLNLAVVVRDIETGEEHFARVKVPNVLPRFVELPEHLQVQRGDRPTIWTGTPLEQVIAHNLATLFPGMDILEYYLFRITRDADLDVEEDEADDLLQAIEQELRKRRLSETAVRIEIQSAAPEIIRHMLMEELELTEHDIYETEGLICLGDLMTLIGLPLPELKDPAWNPVTLPRLRSVSDPSSNEPFRDKDDREDIFSVIRQQDLLLHHPYYSFGSSVQQFIAAAATDPGVLAIKMTLYRTTGDSPIVNALINAAENGKQVAVLVELKARFDEENNITWARKLEQSGVHVVYGLVGLKTHTKVVLVVRRESSSGTSSQETRIRRYVHIGTGNYNHKTARIYTDLGLFSCREELGADLTDLFNYLTGYSRQQSYRKLLVAPVNMRDRFIHLIRREIDHSQNGQHGRIVAKMNALVDPQIIKTLYEASQAGVKIDLIVRGVCCLRPGVPGISENIQVMSIVGRYLEHSRIFYFHNSGQEEIYIGSADWMTRNLSRRVEAVVPIEAPSLVKDLQEILGILLADNRHAWDLQANGHYSQRRPRSITEERDSQTIFMEMAAQGL is encoded by the coding sequence ATGACGCGACCCAAAAAGGCAGCATCTCAACCTCAGATCACTTCACCTGCAAATGTTGAACCCACTTCTCCACTGATCGCTCCAGCTCAAACTGATCTGACTGACCCCGAATATTACTTCAATCGCGAATTAAGCTGGATCGAGTTTAACAATCGGGTGCTGCATGAGGCGATCGATCCGCGCACTCCTTTGTTAGAGCGGCTTAAGTTCATGGCGATCTTTAGCTCTAATTTAGATGAGTTTTTTATGGTGCGCGTTGCGGCTTTGAAGCAGCAGGTTGAGGCAGCTGTGAGCAAACGATCGCCTGATGGACGGACGGCACAAGAACAGCTAGAACTGGTTGCCCAACGGCTCCGTCCCCTGGTCATTCAGCAGCACCGTCATTTTCAGGAGGCTCTGCGTCCTCAGCTTGCTGCAAAAGGCATTTATCTCTGGGATTATCTCGATCTCAACCAGGAACAGCGGCTTTATCTACAGCAATATTTTGACGAGCAAATCTTTCCCGTTCTGACTCCGCTGGCAATCGATCCAAGTCATCCCTTCCCCTATATTTCCAACCTCAGCCTCAATTTGGCGGTTGTGGTGCGAGATATAGAAACTGGAGAGGAACATTTTGCTAGGGTGAAAGTGCCAAACGTTCTGCCGCGATTTGTTGAACTGCCAGAGCATCTTCAAGTGCAGCGAGGCGATCGTCCCACAATTTGGACAGGCACACCGTTAGAGCAGGTAATCGCTCATAATCTGGCAACGCTATTTCCGGGAATGGACATTCTGGAATACTACTTGTTTCGCATTACCCGCGATGCAGATCTGGATGTCGAGGAAGACGAGGCAGATGATTTGTTGCAGGCGATCGAGCAAGAACTCCGTAAGCGCAGACTCAGTGAGACCGCGGTACGGATAGAGATTCAGTCTGCTGCTCCAGAAATTATCCGTCATATGCTGATGGAAGAACTGGAACTAACTGAACATGATATTTATGAAACTGAGGGATTAATTTGTCTCGGTGATTTAATGACCTTGATTGGATTGCCTTTACCAGAACTGAAAGATCCTGCCTGGAATCCGGTCACGCTACCTCGCTTGCGATCGGTCAGTGATCCTTCTAGCAACGAGCCATTCAGGGATAAAGACGATCGAGAAGATATATTTTCGGTGATTCGACAGCAGGATTTGTTGCTGCATCACCCCTATTATTCCTTTGGTTCCTCAGTGCAGCAGTTCATTGCAGCAGCGGCGACTGATCCTGGTGTGCTGGCAATCAAAATGACCCTATATCGCACGACGGGCGATTCTCCGATCGTCAATGCCTTGATTAATGCTGCGGAAAACGGGAAACAAGTTGCAGTCCTGGTTGAGCTAAAAGCTCGATTCGACGAAGAAAATAATATTACCTGGGCAAGAAAGCTGGAGCAGTCGGGGGTGCATGTCGTGTATGGGTTGGTGGGATTGAAGACCCATACGAAAGTTGTGTTGGTTGTCAGGCGTGAATCCAGTAGTGGAACTTCCTCGCAAGAAACCCGAATTCGTCGCTACGTTCACATTGGCACAGGCAATTACAACCATAAAACGGCTCGTATCTACACTGATTTAGGGCTGTTTAGCTGTCGTGAGGAGCTAGGTGCAGACCTGACTGATTTGTTTAATTACCTGACCGGATATTCTCGACAGCAGTCCTACCGCAAATTGTTGGTGGCTCCAGTGAATATGCGCGATCGATTCATTCATCTGATTCGGCGCGAAATTGACCATTCGCAAAATGGGCAGCATGGACGCATTGTTGCCAAAATGAATGCCCTTGTTGACCCACAAATTATCAAAACGCTTTATGAAGCGTCGCAGGCAGGTGTCAAGATCGATTTAATTGTGAGAGGGGTCTGCTGTTTGCGTCCGGGGGTGCCCGGTATCAGCGAGAATATCCAGGTAATGAGCATTGTTGGGCGGTATCTAGAGCACTCGCGCATCTTTTACTTTCACAACAGCGGACAGGAGGAAATCTATATTGGCAGTGCTGATTGGATGACACGTAACCTCAGCCGTCGGGTTGAAGCCGTTGTGCCCATTGAAGCCCCTTCCCTTGTCAAAGATCTTCAGGAGATTCTGGGCATCCTGCTTGCAGACAATCGCCACGCCTGGGATTTACAAGCAAACGGGCATTACAGCCAACGTCGCCCGCGATCGATCACTGAAGAACGAGACTCGCAGACTATCTTTATGGAGATGGCAGCACAAGGGCTCTAG
- a CDS encoding PspA/IM30 family protein — protein sequence MGLFDRVSRVVRANLNAAVSSAEDPEKILDQAIIDMQEDLVQLRQAVATAIASQKRSQQQMAQAQSEADNWQRRAQLALQKGDEALAREALSRKKVQAETAAALKAQLDQQSGTVDTLKRNLIALEGKISEAKTKKDMLKARASAAKANEQLQKTVGNLGTSSAMGAFERMEEKVLQMEARSQASAELAGADLESQFAQLESGTDVDDELAAMKAQLLGGSAPNQAQLPGTQTAAPKSEPKDSVDDELEALKSQLDQL from the coding sequence ATGGGACTATTTGACCGTGTGAGCCGAGTCGTTCGGGCAAACCTCAACGCTGCTGTCAGTTCTGCTGAAGATCCAGAAAAGATTCTCGACCAGGCAATTATTGACATGCAGGAAGACCTGGTGCAGTTGCGTCAGGCAGTGGCAACGGCGATCGCCAGCCAAAAGCGAAGTCAGCAGCAAATGGCACAGGCGCAGTCGGAAGCCGATAACTGGCAGCGACGGGCACAGTTGGCGTTGCAAAAGGGAGATGAAGCCCTGGCGCGAGAAGCCCTGAGCCGGAAGAAAGTGCAGGCAGAAACCGCAGCAGCACTGAAAGCCCAGCTTGATCAACAAAGCGGAACTGTTGATACCCTCAAGCGCAACTTAATCGCTTTGGAAGGCAAAATTTCAGAAGCGAAGACCAAGAAAGATATGCTCAAAGCCAGAGCCAGCGCTGCTAAGGCAAATGAGCAACTGCAAAAAACGGTGGGCAACCTGGGTACCAGCAGTGCAATGGGCGCTTTTGAGCGGATGGAAGAAAAAGTGCTGCAAATGGAAGCTCGATCGCAGGCATCAGCTGAGTTGGCAGGAGCCGATTTAGAGAGCCAGTTTGCTCAACTGGAATCAGGAACTGATGTTGATGATGAACTTGCAGCAATGAAGGCACAGCTTCTGGGTGGTTCTGCTCCCAATCAAGCGCAGCTTCCAGGTACACAAACAGCAGCCCCCAAATCTGAGCCGAAAGATTCAGTGGACGATGAACTCGAAGCGCTAAAGTCTCAGCTTGATCAGCTTTAG
- a CDS encoding Gfo/Idh/MocA family oxidoreductase: MSSIRVGLVGTGYAAARRAETVQADDRASLVAVTGHQPAKTAEFSQTYGVPAVESWRDLVKQSDIDLVIICTANQTHGAIVRSALEAGKHVVVEYPLAMEVDEAAELILLARTQNCLLHIEHIEILSGIQQAIKAALPEIGTPFHVRYASLVPQRPAPEKWTYHHELFGFPLVGAVSRIHRLTDLFGEVATVSCQARFWDRERVSGYFASCACVAQLRFVTGLLAEVVYGKGEAIWQADRALTIDGANGAIVMNGEQGQLITATETRSLEVASRRGLFAKDTTMVFDHLLTGSPLYVTPAASLYALRVADAARRSAETGETIVL; the protein is encoded by the coding sequence ATGTCATCCATTCGAGTGGGTTTAGTTGGCACAGGATATGCAGCGGCAAGACGAGCCGAAACGGTACAGGCAGACGATCGCGCCTCTCTAGTTGCAGTAACGGGGCATCAACCCGCAAAAACAGCCGAATTTAGCCAGACATACGGTGTGCCTGCGGTGGAATCTTGGCGGGATTTGGTGAAGCAGTCGGACATCGATCTGGTGATCATCTGCACAGCGAATCAAACACATGGCGCGATCGTTCGGTCTGCTTTGGAAGCTGGGAAACATGTTGTTGTAGAGTATCCTCTGGCAATGGAAGTGGACGAAGCCGCAGAATTGATCTTGCTGGCGCGAACCCAAAATTGCCTGCTGCATATCGAACATATTGAAATTCTTAGCGGCATTCAGCAAGCGATTAAGGCAGCTTTGCCCGAAATCGGGACACCGTTTCATGTCCGGTATGCCAGCCTTGTACCGCAGCGACCCGCCCCAGAAAAATGGACTTATCACCACGAATTGTTTGGCTTTCCCCTGGTTGGGGCCGTTTCACGCATTCATCGATTAACTGATTTGTTTGGAGAAGTGGCAACCGTGAGTTGTCAAGCCCGCTTCTGGGATAGGGAACGAGTGTCGGGCTATTTTGCTTCCTGTGCCTGCGTTGCCCAACTGCGATTTGTGACTGGCTTACTCGCAGAAGTGGTTTATGGCAAAGGAGAAGCGATTTGGCAAGCCGATCGCGCCTTAACCATTGATGGGGCAAATGGAGCAATTGTGATGAACGGTGAACAGGGACAACTGATTACTGCCACTGAAACCCGATCGCTGGAAGTGGCGAGTCGGCGCGGGCTGTTTGCTAAAGATACAACGATGGTCTTTGATCACTTGCTGACGGGTTCCCCGCTTTATGTCACGCCAGCCGCCAGCCTTTATGCGCTGCGAGTGGCTGATGCTGCCCGTCGATCGGCTGAAACAGGTGAAACGATCGTGCTTTGA